In one window of Leptospira sp. WS92.C1 DNA:
- a CDS encoding DUF2339 domain-containing protein, which produces MKIEKIQKRLEKLENEIVSLKKEVLAYTLNETKKKAELFSPPISQPATPIEKPKSREWELFLGGNLLGKFGLLSILLASVWFIKFAFDNRWVNESGRILIGLSIGFGVSFAGLRLAGKNFRVLPESVLGAGFSIVYLSLFGAYYYYDLFSLSETFLYLSLLSVFSSGLAYWIRREILYIFGLIGSVLSPILISQGENSYRFLFGYLFFLNMIHFLITRKIPWIVSSFLLLISNFTMYYFWAEKNINQSGFIVPFLFINATYLLFLYEKIFLFPKLSETTKDTGAIFTQWNSIFFPIFLVLNSLCFGFTGYYQIREFYPNTSAHFFLYGALLLALLIHFTRKKSKFVFKQQDHEIFETVQFGLLLGFTFTSLSDFSEDNWLTFSWISFAGTLSLLSVNLKNIQIRMIAIIFWMIALFRLYFLNHIDDVDRIFLLNERFGLYILASLFLFGTYYIQKNKTEFELNRGFIYMGIVTAISGTLVDVYHTVHNEHYRNLGYSYVLAFYSSLFLFFGFKYSFKSLRIAGIIVSMTLVGKLFLYDIWTMSMIVRIIAGFTLGIGFVLISVYYQKFKDKIAISKNVGGLFLFFVMIFGSPLVSSLKAETINTKGYRYYKEIQISKIDPKKKNTEEESIVYGKIKLDEDIVRHSGINDRRILHNGRVVPFISRNTLAVPGDSGEIGIKLLFEEKIQNNRNYVLKLPNISSKSRYSSIFATGLGEYEVKGSIYLGKNPEDLRFGSEFTVYSYAGEDASNQIHFEARKEDTYVRIETKSPVSLTFSKATYKPIIEVEEFKRVLERSDLEFGFNADTKSSVFYFRNPMKIPVHRVVLHIKEKKYQRDVTVFYKNSSKEFESLTTHTILNKPNTKSDTNLVFLNPIASELKFEIYDGDDLPLTLEKMEIFILQEEIVFPINLEELEEDSNRDFKIFYGNPYSQKAEFDFSKTFSESVSQQEMIVTEEHENENFGYSITEPPVSTWILRAFFFLGLTVLTFLTYKVFRFQTSAASKE; this is translated from the coding sequence TTGAAAATCGAGAAAATACAAAAACGTTTAGAAAAACTTGAGAATGAGATCGTATCCCTCAAAAAGGAAGTCCTCGCATATACGTTAAACGAAACGAAAAAAAAAGCGGAATTGTTTTCTCCTCCGATCTCGCAACCTGCCACGCCGATCGAAAAGCCCAAAAGTCGCGAATGGGAACTTTTTTTAGGCGGCAATCTTTTGGGAAAATTCGGATTACTTTCGATTCTCCTTGCCAGCGTTTGGTTTATTAAGTTTGCTTTTGACAACCGCTGGGTCAACGAATCCGGTAGAATTTTGATCGGACTATCGATCGGCTTCGGTGTTTCGTTTGCGGGTCTCAGATTGGCCGGAAAGAATTTTCGCGTTTTACCCGAATCCGTTTTAGGCGCAGGATTTTCGATCGTATATTTGAGTTTGTTCGGAGCTTACTATTACTACGACCTTTTCTCGCTCTCCGAAACATTTCTGTATCTTTCTTTATTAAGCGTATTCTCATCCGGTTTGGCCTATTGGATTCGTAGAGAGATATTGTATATCTTCGGATTGATAGGATCCGTTCTATCCCCAATTCTGATTTCTCAAGGGGAGAATTCTTATCGGTTTCTATTTGGATATTTATTCTTTTTGAATATGATTCACTTCTTAATCACAAGAAAAATTCCTTGGATCGTATCCTCTTTTCTTTTATTGATTTCAAACTTTACGATGTATTATTTCTGGGCAGAAAAAAATATAAATCAGAGTGGATTCATCGTTCCATTTTTGTTCATCAATGCGACGTATTTGTTGTTTCTCTACGAAAAGATTTTTTTATTTCCTAAATTATCCGAAACTACGAAAGATACAGGCGCAATATTTACACAATGGAATTCAATTTTTTTTCCGATCTTTCTCGTTTTAAATTCCCTCTGTTTCGGATTTACGGGATACTATCAAATACGTGAATTTTATCCGAACACAAGCGCTCATTTTTTTCTCTATGGGGCGCTGCTTCTTGCGTTGCTGATCCACTTCACTCGAAAAAAATCGAAATTTGTCTTCAAACAACAAGATCATGAAATTTTCGAAACGGTTCAGTTCGGCCTTCTTTTAGGTTTCACATTTACCTCGCTCTCCGATTTTTCGGAAGACAACTGGCTTACGTTTTCATGGATATCCTTCGCAGGCACGCTTTCCTTGTTAAGCGTCAATTTAAAAAACATTCAGATTCGGATGATTGCTATCATATTTTGGATGATCGCATTGTTCCGATTGTATTTTCTAAATCATATCGACGACGTGGATAGAATTTTCCTACTCAACGAACGTTTTGGCTTATACATCCTCGCGTCTTTATTCCTTTTTGGAACCTACTATATTCAAAAAAACAAAACCGAATTCGAATTGAATCGAGGATTTATATACATGGGAATCGTCACTGCAATATCAGGGACCTTAGTAGACGTTTACCATACGGTTCATAACGAACACTACAGAAATTTAGGATATTCTTATGTCCTTGCTTTTTACTCTTCTTTGTTTCTTTTCTTCGGGTTCAAATACTCGTTCAAATCTCTTAGGATCGCAGGTATAATCGTGTCTATGACTTTAGTGGGAAAATTATTTTTATACGATATTTGGACGATGAGTATGATCGTTCGAATTATCGCCGGTTTTACTCTCGGCATCGGTTTTGTCCTGATCAGCGTCTATTATCAAAAGTTTAAGGACAAAATCGCGATCTCAAAAAACGTCGGCGGCCTATTCCTATTTTTTGTTATGATTTTCGGTTCGCCTCTTGTTTCTTCTTTAAAAGCGGAAACGATAAATACAAAAGGATATCGATATTATAAGGAAATTCAAATTTCCAAAATCGATCCAAAGAAAAAGAACACGGAAGAAGAGTCTATCGTTTACGGAAAAATAAAATTGGACGAAGACATCGTCAGACATTCGGGAATCAACGATAGAAGAATCCTCCACAATGGTCGAGTCGTTCCGTTTATTTCGCGGAATACGCTCGCCGTCCCCGGCGATTCCGGAGAAATCGGAATCAAACTTCTTTTCGAAGAAAAAATTCAAAATAACCGAAACTATGTATTAAAACTCCCTAATATTTCTTCGAAATCTCGATACTCTTCGATCTTTGCGACGGGCCTAGGAGAATACGAGGTAAAAGGAAGTATCTATTTGGGTAAGAATCCGGAAGATCTACGATTCGGTTCCGAGTTTACCGTTTACAGTTATGCCGGAGAAGACGCTTCCAATCAAATTCATTTTGAAGCTCGCAAAGAAGATACGTATGTACGAATCGAAACAAAGTCGCCGGTAAGCCTGACATTTTCCAAGGCGACTTATAAACCGATAATCGAGGTTGAGGAATTCAAAAGAGTATTAGAAAGATCCGATCTGGAATTCGGCTTTAATGCGGATACAAAATCGAGCGTATTTTATTTTAGAAATCCGATGAAGATCCCGGTTCACAGGGTCGTCCTCCATATCAAAGAAAAAAAATACCAACGCGATGTAACCGTGTTTTATAAAAATTCTTCCAAAGAATTCGAATCATTAACAACCCACACGATTCTCAATAAACCGAATACAAAGTCGGATACAAATTTGGTTTTCTTAAACCCGATCGCTTCCGAATTAAAATTTGAAATCTACGACGGGGACGATTTACCGTTGACATTGGAAAAAATGGAAATATTCATTCTTCAAGAGGAAATCGTATTCCCAATCAACTTGGAAGAATTAGAGGAAGACTCCAATCGGGATTTTAAAATTTTTTACGGAAATCCGTATTCGCAAAAAGCCGAATTTGACTTTTCAAAAACATTTTCAGAATCCGTATCTCAACAGGAAATGATCGTCACGGAAGAACATGAAAATGAAAATTTTGGCTATTCCATAACCGAGCCTCCGGTTTCCACTTGGATCCTGCGGGCATTCTTTTTTTTAGGACTTACGGTTTTGACTTTTTTAACGTATAAAGTTTTCCGTTTCCAAACTTCCGCTGCGAGCAAGGAATGA
- a CDS encoding acyl-CoA dehydrogenase family protein — protein MSATKTVVDQATAKKALSISAGVIEDVTKALAARCSVNGKVSVDKMDANQLVQYQIAWLTAEQKIAEKFVEYAWNAALGTGDLEQEMAVVFAAETVNHVRSEISSRPSEYGIKSSDLVSRIFNEEINQFLQDAMAIENYNEIADKIVAKGHFGSYGIDEDHELFRQTFKKFAEDVVMPHAEHVHRSDDIIPEDIIGGLKDMGCFGLCIPESYGGIQPDDKPDNLSMLVVTEELSRGGLGIAGSLITRPEIMSKALLKGGTQEQKDKWLPLLASGERMAGIMVTEPNYGSDVAGVSVTAKPANGGWVINGVKTWCTFAGYANLLLILCRTESDPSLKHKGLSILLAEKPSFPGHEFTYTQPEGGKIEGKAIGTIGYRGMHSFEVSFDNYFVPADNLLGGEAGRGKGFYFQMEGFAGGRIQTAARAHGVMQAALEAALRYAQERAVFQKPIFEYNLTKYKIARMATILQASRQFSNHVANLLDDHKGQMEATLIKFYASKVAEWVTREAMQIHGGMGYAEEYAVSRYFVDARVFSIFEGAEEVMALRVIAKSLMDQYAAG, from the coding sequence ATGAGCGCAACTAAGACCGTCGTTGATCAAGCGACCGCTAAAAAAGCTCTTTCTATCTCCGCAGGAGTGATCGAGGACGTTACCAAAGCCCTTGCTGCACGTTGCAGCGTAAACGGAAAAGTTTCCGTAGATAAGATGGACGCAAATCAACTTGTCCAATATCAAATCGCATGGCTTACCGCTGAACAAAAGATTGCAGAAAAGTTTGTAGAGTATGCTTGGAATGCCGCTCTTGGAACCGGTGATCTTGAGCAAGAAATGGCGGTGGTTTTTGCGGCTGAAACCGTCAATCACGTCCGTTCCGAAATCAGCTCTCGTCCTTCCGAATACGGAATCAAGTCTTCCGATTTAGTTTCGAGAATTTTTAACGAAGAAATCAATCAGTTTCTCCAAGACGCGATGGCGATCGAGAACTACAATGAGATCGCGGATAAGATCGTTGCAAAAGGTCATTTTGGTTCTTACGGAATCGACGAAGATCACGAACTTTTCCGTCAGACTTTTAAGAAGTTTGCGGAAGACGTTGTCATGCCGCACGCGGAACACGTTCATAGAAGCGACGATATCATTCCCGAGGATATCATCGGCGGACTCAAGGATATGGGATGTTTTGGTCTTTGTATTCCCGAATCTTACGGTGGAATTCAACCGGACGACAAACCGGATAATCTTTCCATGCTCGTTGTTACCGAAGAACTTTCCAGAGGCGGTTTGGGAATCGCGGGATCTTTGATCACAAGACCTGAAATCATGTCCAAGGCACTTCTGAAAGGTGGAACTCAAGAACAGAAAGACAAGTGGCTTCCTCTTCTTGCATCCGGAGAAAGAATGGCGGGCATCATGGTGACCGAGCCGAATTACGGTTCCGATGTTGCCGGAGTTTCGGTGACCGCAAAGCCCGCAAACGGCGGTTGGGTGATTAATGGCGTGAAGACTTGGTGTACGTTTGCGGGTTATGCAAATCTTCTTCTGATTCTTTGCAGAACCGAGTCTGATCCTTCCCTGAAACACAAGGGACTTTCCATTCTTCTTGCCGAGAAACCGAGCTTTCCCGGTCACGAATTTACTTATACTCAACCTGAAGGTGGAAAGATCGAAGGAAAGGCGATCGGCACGATCGGTTATCGCGGGATGCACTCCTTCGAAGTTTCCTTTGACAACTACTTTGTTCCCGCTGACAATCTGTTAGGTGGAGAAGCAGGAAGAGGAAAAGGATTTTACTTTCAGATGGAAGGTTTTGCGGGTGGAAGAATTCAAACCGCAGCTCGTGCTCATGGTGTGATGCAAGCCGCTCTCGAAGCTGCACTTCGTTATGCTCAAGAAAGAGCGGTTTTTCAAAAACCGATTTTCGAATACAATCTGACTAAGTATAAAATTGCGAGAATGGCGACGATTCTTCAGGCATCTCGTCAGTTTTCAAATCACGTAGCAAATCTTCTGGATGATCACAAAGGACAGATGGAAGCAACTCTGATTAAATTCTACGCTTCCAAGGTCGCGGAATGGGTGACCAGAGAGGCGATGCAGATTCACGGCGGAATGGGTTATGCGGAAGAATACGCGGTTTCCCGTTATTTTGTGGATGCCCGTGTGTTCTCCATCTTTGAAGGCGCGGAAGAAGTGATGGCTCTTCGAGTAATTGCAAAATCTCTAATGGACCAATACGCGGCTGGATAA
- a CDS encoding adenylate/guanylate cyclase domain-containing protein encodes MKEIINWLSGPKSRNLEAKELLEELNQRLIDSGIPVWRFFTSIPTMHPEVMVRSIIWTNGEKTQMLFIPHGALKEQQYIDSPIYLIREGKKEFIRCKLVGPEADLSYPICVDLKEKGATDYCIFPATFSLNIGSVVSWTTNAPGGFTEEQIESFRSILGVLSLRLDLESRKFAVNELLEVYLGSNAAKRVLSGEFRRGTGETIYAAILCADLRDFSSLSENNSPKKIVEHLDNYFELTAQPIQEEKGEILKFIGDAILAVFPVKDDPYEACLSALRAAQKIKKSTLQWNQEHPETPISLGMALNVGDVVYGNVGAKDRLDFTVIGNAVNQAFRVESLCKDFGKNILTTETFAEKIGKENFELIGAKNLKGITGERNIYSPLD; translated from the coding sequence ATGAAAGAAATTATCAATTGGTTATCCGGTCCCAAGTCCAGAAATCTGGAAGCAAAAGAATTATTAGAAGAGCTCAACCAAAGACTGATCGATTCCGGAATTCCGGTCTGGAGATTTTTTACGAGCATTCCAACCATGCACCCCGAAGTAATGGTGAGATCGATCATTTGGACAAACGGCGAAAAAACACAGATGCTCTTCATTCCTCACGGAGCTCTAAAAGAACAACAATACATCGACAGTCCCATCTATTTGATCCGAGAGGGAAAAAAAGAATTCATCCGTTGTAAATTGGTGGGACCGGAAGCCGATCTATCGTATCCAATCTGCGTCGATTTAAAAGAAAAAGGCGCTACCGATTACTGCATCTTTCCCGCCACGTTCAGTCTCAATATAGGAAGTGTCGTCTCTTGGACGACAAACGCGCCCGGAGGTTTTACGGAAGAACAGATCGAATCCTTTAGATCTATTTTGGGAGTATTGTCCTTACGTTTGGATTTGGAATCCAGAAAATTCGCGGTTAACGAATTACTCGAAGTCTATTTGGGATCCAATGCCGCCAAACGTGTGTTATCCGGAGAATTCAGACGAGGGACCGGTGAAACGATTTATGCCGCGATTCTTTGCGCAGACCTGAGGGACTTTTCTTCTCTGAGCGAAAACAATTCACCCAAAAAAATCGTAGAGCACTTGGACAATTATTTTGAACTCACAGCCCAGCCGATTCAGGAAGAAAAAGGAGAAATTCTCAAATTTATAGGAGACGCGATTCTTGCGGTATTTCCCGTTAAGGACGATCCATATGAAGCTTGTCTTTCCGCGCTAAGAGCAGCGCAAAAAATCAAAAAATCGACCCTTCAATGGAACCAAGAACATCCGGAAACGCCGATCTCTTTGGGAATGGCCTTAAACGTAGGAGACGTAGTTTATGGAAACGTAGGCGCCAAAGACAGACTCGATTTTACAGTTATCGGAAACGCGGTCAACCAAGCCTTTCGAGTCGAATCTCTTTGTAAAGATTTTGGAAAGAATATTTTGACAACGGAAACTTTTGCGGAAAAGATCGGAAAAGAAAACTTTGAGTTGATCGGAGCGAAAAATCTTAAGGGAATCACCGGAGAAAGGAACATCTATTCTCCGTTGGATTAG
- a CDS encoding SDR family NAD(P)-dependent oxidoreductase: MSTNDSSKKNKTDLSPEEIESCIRLLESLAEAPELLTSLPEEQRIALMIVAGKISRPDRNEIRIRNKTIKHSRRKEIVALEKKARAATGIRAARTVSVFKAPLQIADQTDIWKSQNAPELTSPRNCYVCKKEYTRLHFFYDSMCTECGELNYKKRFQTASLHGQVALITGSRLKIGYQSTLMLLKAGATVIATTRFPVDAALRFSKEEDYAAWCDRLQIFGLDLRHTPSVELFASYIEQTVDRLDILINNAAQTVRRPPGFYAHLMQSELLEFHDLPKNAQKLLKLHQDCKERLTSFGGENLANETALPVSWNGKLPGVGIRSSAQLSQIPYSHDNSFELETVFPEGQVDADLQQVDLRKTNSWRLRLGEIQTSEMLEVQLVNAVAPFVLCNRLVSVMRRENTGQKHIVNVSAMEGKFHRFKKEDRHPHTNMAKAALNMLTHTSASDFAKDGIYMNAVDTGWVTDEDPVELSQRKQELHDFQPPLDIVDGAARVCDPFFDGIITGKHWCGKFLKDYFPIDW, from the coding sequence ATGTCCACAAACGATTCCTCCAAAAAAAACAAAACAGATCTTTCTCCCGAAGAGATCGAAAGTTGTATTCGTCTTCTTGAGTCTTTGGCAGAGGCGCCAGAATTACTGACGTCTCTTCCCGAAGAACAAAGAATCGCTCTGATGATCGTTGCCGGAAAAATTTCTCGTCCGGATCGAAATGAAATTCGAATTCGAAATAAAACGATCAAACATTCCAGACGAAAGGAAATCGTCGCTTTGGAAAAAAAAGCCAGGGCCGCGACCGGAATCCGCGCCGCTCGAACCGTTTCCGTATTCAAAGCTCCGCTTCAAATCGCGGATCAAACCGATATCTGGAAAAGTCAGAATGCTCCCGAGTTGACTTCTCCTCGAAACTGTTATGTCTGTAAGAAAGAATACACACGTTTACATTTTTTTTACGATTCCATGTGTACTGAATGCGGAGAATTGAATTATAAAAAACGTTTTCAAACCGCGTCTCTGCACGGACAAGTCGCATTGATTACAGGATCTCGATTGAAGATCGGTTATCAATCCACTCTGATGCTTTTAAAAGCAGGCGCAACCGTGATCGCTACCACCCGTTTTCCCGTCGACGCCGCTCTCCGCTTTTCCAAAGAAGAAGACTATGCGGCATGGTGCGATCGTTTGCAGATTTTCGGATTGGATCTTAGACATACTCCCAGTGTGGAACTTTTTGCGAGTTATATAGAACAAACCGTAGATCGTCTTGATATACTGATCAATAACGCGGCGCAAACGGTCCGCCGACCGCCGGGTTTTTACGCGCATCTGATGCAATCCGAATTATTAGAGTTTCATGATTTACCTAAGAACGCGCAAAAACTTCTGAAACTTCATCAGGATTGTAAAGAGCGTCTAACGTCTTTTGGCGGCGAAAATTTGGCGAATGAAACCGCGCTACCCGTAAGCTGGAACGGAAAATTACCCGGAGTGGGGATCCGGTCTTCCGCGCAACTTTCTCAGATTCCGTATTCGCACGATAATTCTTTCGAACTGGAAACTGTTTTTCCCGAGGGCCAGGTTGACGCGGATTTACAACAGGTAGATCTGAGAAAGACCAATAGCTGGAGACTACGTTTGGGAGAAATTCAAACCTCCGAAATGCTTGAAGTTCAGCTTGTAAACGCCGTCGCCCCTTTTGTTCTCTGTAATCGTCTTGTGTCTGTTATGCGAAGAGAGAACACCGGACAAAAACATATCGTAAACGTTTCCGCGATGGAAGGAAAGTTTCATCGTTTTAAAAAAGAAGACAGACATCCTCATACCAATATGGCAAAGGCCGCACTCAATATGCTGACTCATACTTCCGCGAGTGATTTTGCAAAAGACGGGATTTATATGAATGCGGTGGATACGGGATGGGTCACCGACGAGGATCCCGTCGAGTTATCGCAGAGAAAACAGGAGCTTCACGATTTTCAACCGCCTTTGGATATCGTAGACGGGGCCGCAAGGGTCTGTGATCCGTTTTTTGACGGTATCATCACCGGAAAACATTGGTGTGGAAAATTCTTAAAAGATTATTTTCCGATCGATTGGTGA
- a CDS encoding UvrD-helicase domain-containing protein, with product MKNKVRYSAAQQAIILENSRFVQVVAAAGSGKTSTMVGILERILQENLFPEESILVLTFSRKAAGEILERIRKATGNDKIRVQTFHAYCLYALSRWHPRFSVQKPKVLSPEDKNRFFREYLKREKFKIGGIPYELFWDENVSYIRENFSDLLENLEFAYQNYKNKNGFVDFEDLVTLFLDGLKSDHEWTREAKQSLQKILVDEFQDTDLEQLAFLQFLSESASITVVGDDSQAIYGFRGATPEPFLKFKEFFSGSVIHFLNTNYRSLPEIIRVSDIPIQKNQNRIKKEVIPARDGKAIVGKIPMEEITDLIPFLIRAIPSSQDNVRILCRSNFRIGEYVRSGIPEKYLMTIHASKGLEFHTVFVDLADGWNARPDSLQKTIEEERRILYVALSRAENKLLILGAAKKSRRETIENEFFSYFKKLKTIHPNDLLKSN from the coding sequence ATGAAAAACAAGGTTCGATACAGTGCCGCACAACAAGCGATCATCCTGGAAAATTCGCGATTTGTACAGGTTGTGGCCGCGGCAGGATCCGGCAAAACGAGCACGATGGTCGGTATCTTAGAAAGGATTCTCCAAGAAAATTTATTTCCCGAAGAATCGATCTTAGTTCTCACATTTTCCAGAAAAGCTGCCGGGGAAATTTTGGAAAGAATTCGGAAGGCAACCGGCAATGATAAGATCCGGGTTCAAACGTTCCATGCATATTGTTTGTATGCTTTGAGCAGATGGCATCCGCGATTCTCCGTTCAAAAACCGAAAGTCCTTTCCCCCGAAGACAAAAATCGATTCTTTCGGGAATATCTCAAACGAGAAAAATTCAAGATCGGCGGAATTCCTTACGAACTTTTTTGGGACGAAAACGTTTCTTATATTCGAGAGAATTTTTCGGATCTTTTGGAAAATCTTGAATTCGCTTATCAAAATTATAAAAACAAAAACGGATTCGTAGATTTTGAGGATCTCGTGACCTTGTTCTTAGACGGTTTAAAGTCGGATCACGAATGGACTCGAGAAGCAAAACAAAGTCTTCAAAAAATATTGGTGGATGAATTTCAAGATACAGATTTGGAACAACTCGCGTTTCTCCAATTTTTATCGGAAAGCGCTTCGATCACGGTAGTCGGTGACGACTCGCAGGCGATTTACGGATTCAGAGGGGCGACCCCGGAACCATTTTTAAAATTTAAGGAATTCTTTTCCGGTTCCGTAATTCATTTTTTAAACACAAATTATCGTTCGCTTCCTGAAATCATTCGGGTCTCGGATATTCCCATTCAAAAGAATCAAAACCGGATCAAAAAGGAGGTCATTCCGGCAAGAGACGGAAAGGCAATCGTGGGTAAAATCCCCATGGAAGAAATCACGGATTTAATTCCGTTTTTGATCCGTGCGATTCCCTCCTCTCAAGACAACGTAAGAATTTTATGCCGTTCAAACTTTAGAATCGGCGAATACGTTCGTTCCGGAATTCCGGAAAAATATCTGATGACGATTCACGCAAGTAAAGGGTTGGAATTTCATACAGTCTTTGTAGACCTCGCGGATGGTTGGAACGCAAGACCGGATTCGTTACAAAAAACGATCGAAGAGGAAAGAAGAATTCTTTATGTGGCTTTGTCCAGAGCCGAGAACAAGCTGTTGATTTTAGGAGCCGCAAAAAAATCCAGAAGAGAAACCATCGAAAACGAATTCTTTAGCTATTTCAAAAAACTAAAAACGATCCATCCGAACGATCTTTTGAAATCAAACTAA
- a CDS encoding DedA family protein, with protein sequence METLQFFLDFFLNLETHLDTIIQTYQSGTYIILFLIIFAETGLVVTPFLPGDSLLFAVGAFIARGSLDLTSTLILLIIAAILGDTVNYSIGNFTSERILEKEKIPLIKKEHLAKAHKFYETYGGKTIIIARFIPIIRTFAPFVAGIGTMTYAKFIAYNVIGGILWIAIFIFGGYFFGNLDFVKRNFKIVIFAIIIISVLPAVVEYLKERRKGRI encoded by the coding sequence TTGGAAACCCTTCAATTTTTTCTCGATTTCTTTTTAAACTTAGAGACACACCTGGATACGATCATTCAGACGTATCAAAGCGGAACTTATATCATCTTATTCTTAATTATTTTTGCGGAAACGGGTTTGGTTGTGACTCCGTTTCTTCCGGGTGATTCCCTTCTTTTTGCGGTCGGAGCGTTTATTGCGAGGGGTTCCTTGGATCTGACTAGTACCTTGATTCTTCTGATCATCGCGGCTATCTTAGGGGATACGGTCAATTACTCGATCGGCAATTTTACGAGTGAACGTATCTTGGAAAAAGAAAAAATCCCTTTGATTAAGAAGGAACATTTGGCAAAGGCGCATAAATTTTACGAAACCTACGGCGGTAAAACCATCATCATCGCTCGATTTATTCCGATCATTCGTACCTTTGCCCCTTTTGTCGCCGGAATCGGAACGATGACCTATGCTAAGTTCATCGCGTATAACGTGATCGGTGGAATTTTGTGGATCGCGATTTTTATTTTTGGCGGTTATTTTTTCGGAAATTTGGACTTTGTAAAAAGAAATTTTAAGATCGTGATTTTTGCGATCATCATTATTTCCGTGTTGCCGGCGGTGGTTGAATATCTGAAAGAAAGAAGAAAGGGTAGAATTTAA